A genomic window from Arthrobacter sp. FW305-BF8 includes:
- a CDS encoding glycosyltransferase codes for MTMPDAQRPLTILIAADTYPPHVNGAAQFGYRLAKGMTARGHDVHVLACRQDKGRSFTEFRAEATVHRLRSHSVFTHEYFRVCFPWEIKKEISLLFDKVQPDVVHIQSHYMIGEHVLYEAVKRGVRVVATNHFMPENLNPFLPFPQWFKDIIGKISWKDMGKVMGQADVVTTPTPLAAKAMHQHAFLRKVLPLSNGIDSAAYEPKPDEVIEPHEHPTVLFAGRLAEEKHVDVLIKAVAATPADLKVHLEIVGGGEVRPSLEALVERLGLQDRVKFLGLASDDELREAYIRADLFCMPGTAELQSLVTLEAMSASTPVLLADAMALPHLVRDGENGYLFTPNDSADLAAKITRILRLPAEERKAMGDASRCMVEPHSIQGTLQTFEDLYYGANYEDKVV; via the coding sequence GTGACCATGCCCGACGCCCAGCGTCCACTGACCATCCTTATCGCGGCCGACACGTACCCGCCACACGTTAACGGAGCCGCCCAGTTCGGCTACCGGCTGGCCAAAGGCATGACGGCTCGCGGACACGATGTCCACGTGCTGGCGTGCCGGCAGGACAAGGGCAGGAGCTTTACGGAGTTCCGCGCCGAAGCCACCGTCCACCGCCTCCGCTCGCACAGCGTTTTCACGCACGAGTACTTCAGGGTCTGTTTCCCGTGGGAGATCAAGAAAGAAATCAGCCTCCTGTTCGACAAGGTCCAGCCGGACGTAGTGCACATCCAAAGCCACTACATGATCGGCGAGCACGTCCTCTATGAGGCAGTGAAGCGCGGCGTCCGCGTCGTCGCCACCAACCACTTCATGCCGGAGAACCTCAACCCGTTCCTGCCGTTCCCGCAGTGGTTCAAGGACATCATCGGAAAGATCTCCTGGAAGGACATGGGGAAGGTCATGGGCCAGGCGGACGTCGTTACGACGCCCACGCCGCTGGCCGCGAAGGCCATGCACCAGCATGCCTTCCTGCGCAAGGTACTGCCGCTGTCCAACGGCATCGACTCGGCAGCCTACGAACCCAAGCCCGACGAGGTCATTGAGCCGCACGAACACCCCACGGTGCTGTTCGCGGGCCGCCTGGCCGAGGAGAAGCACGTGGACGTGCTGATCAAGGCGGTGGCCGCCACCCCCGCGGACCTGAAGGTCCATCTTGAAATCGTCGGCGGCGGCGAGGTCCGCCCGTCGCTGGAGGCCCTGGTGGAACGGCTCGGCCTGCAGGACCGGGTGAAGTTCCTGGGCCTGGCCAGTGATGACGAACTGCGTGAGGCCTACATCCGGGCTGACCTGTTCTGCATGCCCGGTACCGCGGAACTGCAGTCACTGGTGACCCTGGAGGCCATGTCCGCGTCGACGCCTGTCCTGCTGGCGGACGCGATGGCCCTTCCGCACCTGGTGCGCGACGGCGAGAACGGCTACCTGTTCACGCCCAACGACAGCGCAGACCTGGCAGCTAAGATCACCCGGATTCTCCGGCTGCCGGCCGAAGAGCGCAAGGCCATGGGCGACGCCAGCCGGTGCATGGTGGAACCGCACAGCATCCAGGGGACCCTGCAGACATTTGAGGACCTCTACTACGGGGCGAACTACGAGGACAAAGTCGTCTAG
- a CDS encoding phage holin family protein — MSGRHSGRTNQGLRITALPKTVKLALKLAPRQLNDEIALAKIEAKRKGKQLGVAGAFFGVAAVFLALLVTGLIVAAIMGLATIMPAWLAALLVSAVFLLIALIGGLIGLRKFKQAMPLIPEDTVRGLKHDLGIAKEGSDFNAAVLDPNSPQAKAAAEAKAAQKAREKADKEAKKSAEAVDVPVATEPELRRRLKQRREHLTGVRDELGEELDVKTQAQALLGVAKHRAAEGNEKFQEARGRAAERFAAMSASARSGASEASLPGQLEARWKPLLALAASTAVLLTLLRKLFKS; from the coding sequence ATGAGCGGGCGTCACAGCGGGCGGACCAACCAAGGACTGCGTATCACTGCGCTGCCAAAGACAGTGAAACTGGCCCTCAAACTTGCGCCGCGCCAGCTCAATGATGAGATCGCCCTGGCCAAGATCGAAGCGAAGCGCAAAGGCAAGCAGCTCGGCGTCGCCGGTGCGTTCTTCGGCGTGGCCGCCGTTTTCCTTGCACTGCTGGTCACCGGTCTGATCGTGGCAGCCATCATGGGCCTGGCCACCATCATGCCGGCCTGGCTGGCTGCGCTGCTCGTCAGCGCGGTCTTCCTGCTTATTGCGCTGATTGGCGGGCTCATCGGCCTCCGGAAGTTCAAGCAGGCCATGCCGCTGATTCCGGAGGACACGGTCCGCGGCCTGAAACACGATCTGGGCATCGCCAAAGAGGGCTCGGACTTCAACGCCGCCGTGCTTGATCCCAATTCGCCCCAGGCGAAGGCCGCCGCGGAAGCAAAGGCCGCGCAGAAGGCCAGAGAGAAGGCGGACAAGGAAGCCAAGAAGTCGGCCGAGGCCGTGGATGTCCCCGTGGCCACCGAGCCTGAACTCCGCCGCCGGCTGAAGCAGCGCCGTGAACACCTGACCGGTGTGCGCGATGAGCTTGGCGAGGAACTGGACGTGAAGACCCAGGCCCAGGCCCTGCTCGGCGTCGCGAAGCACCGCGCCGCGGAGGGCAACGAGAAGTTCCAGGAGGCCCGCGGACGTGCCGCCGAACGTTTCGCCGCCATGTCGGCGTCGGCGCGCTCCGGGGCTTCGGAGGCCTCGCTGCCCGGACAGCTGGAGGCGCGCTGGAAGCCGCTGCTGGCCCTCGCTGCATCCACGGCCGTCCTGCTCACGCTGCTGCGGAAACTCTTCAAGAGCTGA
- a CDS encoding multidrug effflux MFS transporter, with protein sequence MTTTNPGDALSRRQKLLYILLLGALTALGPFTVDLYLPAFPALEASLNVSEAAVQLTLTGTTVGFALGQLVVGPFSDKFGRRLPLILATALHIAASLGAAFSTDIATLGVFRVLMGIGAAGGGVVAMAMVRDLFSGYAMVRMFSRMALVNGLAPILAPVIGSQLLLVMPWPGIFVFLACYGTVVILAAIVLVRETLPREKRGQSGLTARQRYGVLFSDRIFVGLLMLGGMNFGGLFTYLSASPFLFQDVFGFSPQQYGLLFGINSLGIVAGVQTSSRLIRRVPPQWILACSTAWMFLMAVLIVVFDQLGFGLWGVLVPLWFYILGTGFTFPCVQVLALASHGAQAGTAASLLGASTFMMAGIISPVVGWLGGNSATPMGAVQACCIFLAAAALWLVVRPRTVPSIH encoded by the coding sequence GTGACCACCACCAACCCGGGCGATGCGCTCAGCCGCCGGCAGAAACTCCTGTACATCCTTCTACTCGGCGCGCTCACCGCCCTCGGGCCCTTCACCGTGGACCTCTACCTGCCCGCCTTCCCTGCCCTGGAAGCGAGCCTCAACGTCTCGGAAGCCGCCGTCCAGCTGACGCTCACCGGCACCACTGTCGGCTTCGCCCTGGGGCAGCTGGTGGTGGGACCTTTCAGCGACAAGTTCGGGCGCAGGCTCCCGCTGATCCTGGCCACGGCCCTGCACATTGCTGCCTCCCTCGGGGCGGCGTTCTCGACCGACATCGCGACCCTTGGCGTGTTCCGCGTCCTCATGGGTATCGGCGCGGCCGGCGGCGGCGTGGTGGCGATGGCCATGGTCCGCGACCTGTTCAGCGGGTACGCCATGGTCCGGATGTTCTCCCGGATGGCGCTGGTCAACGGGCTCGCGCCCATCCTGGCGCCCGTCATTGGATCCCAGCTGCTCCTGGTCATGCCGTGGCCCGGCATCTTCGTGTTCCTGGCCTGCTACGGCACCGTGGTGATCCTGGCCGCCATCGTGCTGGTCCGGGAGACGCTGCCGCGGGAGAAACGCGGCCAGTCCGGACTGACGGCCCGGCAGCGGTACGGTGTGCTCTTCTCCGACCGGATCTTCGTGGGGCTGCTGATGCTTGGCGGGATGAACTTCGGTGGCCTGTTTACCTACCTCTCGGCCTCCCCTTTCCTGTTCCAGGACGTCTTCGGGTTCTCACCCCAGCAGTACGGCCTGCTCTTCGGCATCAACTCGCTGGGCATCGTCGCGGGGGTCCAGACAAGCTCCCGGCTGATAAGGCGCGTCCCGCCGCAGTGGATCCTGGCCTGCTCCACGGCCTGGATGTTCCTGATGGCCGTGCTGATCGTCGTGTTCGACCAGCTGGGGTTCGGGCTCTGGGGCGTCCTGGTTCCGCTGTGGTTCTACATCCTGGGCACCGGATTCACCTTCCCCTGCGTGCAGGTCCTGGCGCTGGCCAGCCACGGGGCGCAGGCCGGCACGGCTGCGTCCCTGCTCGGCGCGTCCACGTTCATGATGGCCGGCATCATCTCCCCCGTCGTCGGGTGGCTGGGAGGTAATTCCGCCACCCCCATGGGCGCGGTCCAGGCCTGCTGCATCTTCCTCGCAGCCGCCGCCCTGTGGCTTGTGGTCCGGCCCCGGACGGTGCCTTCGATCCACTGA
- a CDS encoding complement resistance protein TraT, translated as MTRKPHRNGRGLFLGAILGAVAGFFAGRMMGNAALGILVGAVVGSALLYRVNPGPWNRS; from the coding sequence ATGACCCGCAAACCCCACCGCAACGGCAGAGGGCTGTTCCTCGGAGCCATCCTCGGCGCCGTGGCCGGATTCTTTGCCGGCAGGATGATGGGCAACGCAGCGCTGGGCATCCTGGTGGGCGCCGTCGTCGGTTCTGCCCTGCTGTACCGCGTCAATCCAGGACCGTGGAACCGGTCCTGA
- a CDS encoding CDP-alcohol phosphatidyltransferase family protein: protein MRFIGAGSRAGRPHVDRDLVYTVPNLLTVLRFMGVPIFVWLVLARKEYGVAVLVLAIMGSTDWIDGYVARRFNQTSKLGRVLDPIADRLALIAVAVTLVIAGVVQWWYLAALVVPDAVLLGMSLFYFRGHPDLPVSLVGKARTGLLLLGTPLLMLSKLPIPFAGAWFVAAWVVLGLGLVGHWIAGYNYFWAIRRKGKMLAPDNGGNG, encoded by the coding sequence ATGAGATTCATCGGCGCTGGTTCCCGTGCCGGGCGGCCGCATGTCGATCGTGATCTGGTCTACACCGTCCCCAACCTCCTCACGGTACTGCGCTTCATGGGCGTGCCGATTTTCGTCTGGCTTGTTTTGGCCCGGAAGGAATACGGAGTAGCAGTGCTGGTGCTGGCCATCATGGGCAGCACCGACTGGATTGACGGATATGTCGCCCGGCGGTTCAACCAGACTTCCAAACTGGGGCGCGTCCTGGACCCCATCGCCGACCGGCTGGCCCTGATAGCCGTCGCGGTCACCCTGGTGATCGCCGGCGTCGTGCAGTGGTGGTACCTGGCAGCGTTGGTGGTCCCCGATGCCGTCCTGCTGGGCATGTCGCTGTTCTACTTCCGCGGCCACCCGGACCTTCCCGTCAGCCTGGTGGGCAAGGCCCGCACGGGCCTGCTGCTGCTGGGTACTCCGCTCCTGATGCTGTCCAAGCTGCCCATTCCGTTCGCCGGGGCATGGTTCGTGGCAGCCTGGGTGGTTTTGGGGCTGGGTCTCGTTGGACACTGGATTGCCGGCTACAACTATTTCTGGGCGATCCGCCGCAAAGGAAAAATGCTGGCTCCCGACAACGGCGGGAACGGCTGA
- a CDS encoding DMT family transporter, translating into MVWVAVALAVMGAFCLAFGAQRQGSAVKADTGGLALSSNGFLRLLRNPRWVFGLFLLCLGMAMNSVALVTAPLTVVQPIGAIALVITTVVNTKDQGLSINRATVVAITACVTGSALFVLLAVTVTQESHHVTPEDELTIVLLLALAVGIFGSLAAMFKHRMSAFIYILGAGILFGFVAVLTRIIGKHLLDPNGLFLLNVPWYSVVAIAAAGGLGSWFVQSAYSSGPPDLVIAGLTVVDPIVGIAIGITILGELRPDVHAVQAIAMGTAATLAIVGVIALSRHHPEVTKRKKDVRKATGRASH; encoded by the coding sequence ATGGTCTGGGTGGCGGTTGCGCTTGCGGTCATGGGCGCCTTTTGCCTCGCCTTTGGCGCCCAGCGCCAGGGCAGTGCCGTCAAGGCGGACACCGGGGGGCTGGCGCTGAGTTCCAACGGCTTCCTGCGGCTCCTGCGGAACCCACGGTGGGTCTTTGGCCTCTTCCTCCTCTGCCTCGGCATGGCCATGAACTCGGTAGCACTGGTTACGGCACCGCTGACCGTGGTCCAGCCCATTGGCGCCATCGCCCTGGTGATCACCACCGTGGTCAACACCAAGGACCAGGGGTTGAGCATCAACCGGGCCACGGTGGTGGCCATCACCGCGTGCGTTACGGGTTCGGCGCTGTTCGTCCTGCTTGCCGTGACTGTCACGCAGGAGAGCCACCACGTCACGCCTGAAGACGAACTCACGATTGTGCTGCTGCTTGCACTGGCGGTGGGCATCTTCGGCAGCCTCGCGGCCATGTTCAAGCACCGCATGAGCGCGTTCATTTACATTTTGGGTGCCGGCATCCTGTTTGGTTTCGTGGCCGTGCTGACCCGGATCATCGGCAAGCATCTCCTGGACCCGAACGGCCTGTTCCTCCTCAACGTGCCGTGGTATTCGGTGGTGGCCATTGCAGCGGCCGGGGGACTCGGGTCATGGTTCGTCCAGAGCGCCTACTCCTCCGGTCCGCCGGATCTGGTGATCGCCGGCCTCACCGTGGTGGACCCTATTGTGGGCATCGCGATTGGCATCACGATCCTCGGCGAGCTGCGCCCCGATGTCCACGCCGTCCAGGCGATTGCCATGGGTACGGCGGCAACCCTTGCTATCGTGGGGGTAATTGCCCTTTCAAGACACCATCCCGAGGTCACCAAGCGGAAGAAGGACGTTCGGAAGGCCACGGGCAGGGCGTCCCACTAG
- the dnaG gene encoding DNA primase: MAGLIKREDIDEVRQRTDIKEVVDGYVTLKGAGLGSYKGLCPFHDERSPSFTVRPQVGRYHCFGCGEDGDVISFVQKLDHTSFHEAVEKLAARIGYELRYEDGGTGPSREEVGKRQRLLDAHKIADEFFRAQLLTAGAAEGRKFLQQRGFDRAAADHFGVGYAPQGWDALLKHLRGRGFTDPELKLTGMFSEGNRGIYDRFRGRLIWPIRDIAGDTIGFGARKLYEDDQGPKYLNTPETTLYKKSQVLYGIDLAKRNIAKDRQLVVVEGYTDVMACHLAGIPTAVATCGTAFAADHIKIARRLLSDDGTGGEVIFTFDGDAAGQKAALRAFEEDQRFVAQTYVAVEPTGADPCDLRQTRGDAAVRDLIASRRPLFEFAIRATLRKHNLDTVEGRVAALRESAPVVAQIRDAGLRPGYARELAGWLGMPIEDVSRAVVAAAKRGSDQSSQNVPGVAALPPSGVIPSFHRPDPRDPVASMERQALEVALQEPAMLGGAAWERFATARFATPAYQAIHDAIRATAPGFSGDAVQWVEALRQEVPEPLQPLVSELAVVPLPANTAEAVQKYCRDILARLFELQITRIKADKLGQLQRLDATAHPEEFQQLNRELMMLEMERRSLRSDA, from the coding sequence GTGGCTGGGCTGATTAAACGGGAAGACATCGATGAAGTCCGCCAGCGCACGGACATCAAGGAAGTCGTCGACGGCTACGTCACGCTCAAGGGCGCCGGCCTCGGCTCCTACAAAGGCCTGTGCCCCTTCCACGACGAGCGCTCGCCGTCGTTCACCGTCCGCCCCCAGGTGGGCCGCTACCACTGCTTCGGCTGCGGCGAGGACGGCGACGTCATCTCCTTCGTGCAGAAGCTGGACCACACCTCCTTCCACGAGGCCGTGGAGAAGCTGGCCGCGCGGATCGGGTACGAGCTCCGCTACGAGGACGGCGGCACGGGTCCCAGCCGCGAGGAGGTCGGCAAGCGCCAGCGGCTCCTCGATGCCCACAAGATCGCCGACGAGTTCTTCCGCGCCCAGCTGCTGACAGCCGGCGCCGCCGAGGGCCGGAAGTTCCTGCAGCAGCGGGGCTTCGACCGGGCAGCGGCCGACCACTTCGGCGTCGGCTACGCACCCCAGGGCTGGGATGCGCTGCTCAAGCATCTGCGGGGCCGGGGCTTTACTGATCCCGAGCTGAAGCTCACGGGCATGTTCTCCGAAGGCAACCGGGGCATCTACGACCGCTTCCGGGGCCGCCTGATCTGGCCCATCCGGGACATCGCCGGCGACACCATCGGCTTCGGCGCCCGAAAGCTCTACGAGGACGACCAAGGCCCCAAGTACCTCAACACGCCGGAAACCACGCTCTACAAGAAGTCACAGGTGCTCTACGGGATCGACCTTGCCAAACGGAACATCGCCAAGGACCGGCAGCTGGTGGTGGTGGAGGGCTACACCGACGTCATGGCCTGCCACCTTGCCGGAATTCCGACGGCGGTGGCCACCTGCGGTACAGCGTTCGCCGCCGACCACATCAAGATTGCCCGCCGGCTGCTGTCCGACGACGGCACCGGGGGAGAGGTCATCTTCACCTTCGACGGCGATGCGGCCGGCCAGAAGGCGGCCCTGCGGGCCTTCGAGGAGGACCAGCGCTTCGTGGCCCAGACCTACGTGGCCGTCGAACCCACCGGGGCCGACCCCTGCGACCTGCGCCAGACGAGGGGTGACGCCGCCGTCCGCGACCTCATCGCGTCCCGGCGGCCGCTTTTCGAATTCGCCATCCGAGCCACCCTGCGGAAGCACAACCTGGACACTGTGGAGGGGCGGGTCGCCGCGCTGCGTGAGTCCGCCCCCGTGGTGGCCCAGATCCGCGACGCCGGGCTCCGGCCCGGCTATGCCCGGGAACTGGCCGGGTGGCTGGGAATGCCCATCGAGGACGTCTCCAGGGCAGTGGTGGCCGCCGCTAAGCGCGGCAGTGACCAGAGCAGCCAGAACGTGCCCGGCGTAGCCGCGCTCCCGCCGTCGGGCGTCATTCCGTCCTTCCATCGTCCCGATCCCCGGGACCCGGTGGCGTCCATGGAGCGGCAGGCCCTCGAGGTGGCGCTGCAGGAGCCGGCGATGCTGGGGGGTGCGGCCTGGGAGCGGTTCGCGACCGCCCGGTTCGCCACGCCCGCCTACCAGGCCATCCACGACGCCATCCGCGCCACGGCTCCAGGCTTCTCCGGCGATGCCGTGCAGTGGGTGGAAGCGTTGCGGCAGGAGGTTCCCGAGCCGCTGCAGCCGCTGGTGTCGGAGCTCGCCGTGGTGCCGCTGCCGGCCAACACTGCCGAAGCGGTGCAGAAGTACTGCCGGGACATCCTCGCCAGGCTGTTCGAGCTGCAGATCACCCGCATCAAGGCAGACAAACTGGGGCAGTTGCAGCGGCTCGATGCCACTGCCCACCCCGAGGAGTTCCAGCAGCTGAACCGCGAGCTCATGATGCTCGAAATGGAGCGCCGGTCGCTGCGCTCCGACGCCTAG
- a CDS encoding acyl-CoA dehydrogenase family protein, with translation MSAAETDINSLPYADGDFFSFEQLLTSKERDRLAEVRCFLAREVKPIAVDCWNRGEFPMDLIPRLAELDLVSPVRRQGYSNLFAGIVHAEVTRADASIATFMGVHDGLFAGSIEALASQEQQDAWLPDIYSLRKIGAFGLTEPLGGSDVAGGTRTTARRDGDRWVLNGAKRWIGNATFCDWVVVYARDVADNQVKAFLVDTTLPGFSATKIENKISLRTVQNADITLDNVVVPDFFKLANANSFRDTNKVLKVTRLAVAWQAVGQQLAAFDVARRYAVERHQFGRPLAAFQLVQSQLVQILGNAVSSMGMMVRLAQLEDAGQAKDEQSALAKAFTTARMRESVAIGRSLLGGNGIVTDFEMAKIFADAEAIYSYEGTHEVNTLVAGRAITGVSAIV, from the coding sequence ATGTCCGCCGCTGAAACCGACATCAACAGCCTGCCCTACGCCGACGGCGACTTCTTCTCCTTCGAGCAGCTGCTCACTTCCAAGGAGCGGGACAGGCTGGCCGAGGTCCGCTGCTTCCTGGCCCGGGAAGTGAAGCCCATTGCGGTGGACTGCTGGAACCGCGGCGAATTTCCCATGGACCTGATTCCCAGGCTGGCCGAGCTCGACCTCGTCAGCCCGGTGCGGCGGCAGGGCTATTCCAATCTGTTCGCCGGCATTGTGCACGCGGAGGTGACCCGCGCGGACGCGTCCATCGCCACCTTCATGGGTGTGCACGACGGGCTCTTCGCCGGCTCCATCGAAGCCCTGGCTTCCCAGGAGCAGCAGGATGCCTGGCTGCCGGACATCTACTCGCTGCGCAAGATCGGTGCCTTCGGGCTGACGGAACCCCTCGGCGGTTCCGACGTCGCCGGCGGCACGCGCACCACCGCAAGGCGGGACGGTGACCGCTGGGTTCTCAACGGCGCCAAGCGCTGGATCGGCAACGCAACATTCTGCGACTGGGTGGTGGTCTACGCGCGTGATGTGGCTGACAACCAGGTCAAGGCTTTTCTCGTGGACACCACGCTGCCGGGGTTCAGTGCAACGAAGATCGAGAACAAGATCTCGCTGCGGACCGTGCAGAACGCGGACATCACCCTCGACAATGTGGTGGTGCCGGACTTCTTCAAGCTGGCCAACGCCAACAGCTTCCGGGATACCAACAAGGTCCTCAAGGTCACCCGCCTCGCCGTTGCCTGGCAGGCAGTGGGCCAGCAGCTCGCCGCCTTCGACGTGGCCCGGCGCTACGCCGTGGAGCGGCACCAGTTCGGGCGCCCGCTGGCCGCCTTCCAGCTGGTGCAGAGCCAGCTGGTCCAGATCCTGGGGAACGCCGTCAGTTCCATGGGCATGATGGTGCGGCTCGCCCAGCTCGAGGATGCCGGCCAGGCCAAGGATGAGCAGTCAGCCCTCGCCAAGGCCTTCACCACTGCGCGGATGCGGGAAAGCGTGGCCATCGGCCGGAGCCTGCTCGGCGGAAACGGCATTGTGACGGACTTCGAGATGGCAAAGATCTTCGCCGACGCCGAGGCGATCTACTCCTATGAGGGCACCCACGAAGTCAATACCCTGGTGGCGGGGCGGGCCATCACCGGCGTCTCCGCGATCGTCTAG
- a CDS encoding M23 family metallopeptidase, whose translation MRAFVMAALLLLTTAAAAPAPFVLAPASPAWATTAAPAGWSWPLAPRPAVLRPFDPPDKPWLSGHRGVDLGSASDGGPVTAPESGTVSFVGVVVDRPVITIDHGNGLRSSFEPVRSTLRKGASVAKGAVVGTLLAGHCGSSPCVHWGVRRGEQYLNPLSFILDLRPSVLLPLN comes from the coding sequence ATGAGAGCTTTTGTGATGGCGGCGCTGCTCCTGCTCACGACCGCGGCCGCCGCACCCGCCCCATTTGTCTTAGCACCGGCTTCCCCCGCTTGGGCCACCACGGCGGCGCCGGCGGGCTGGAGCTGGCCACTTGCGCCGCGGCCGGCGGTCCTGCGCCCATTCGACCCTCCTGACAAACCGTGGCTGAGCGGGCACCGGGGCGTGGACCTTGGATCAGCGTCCGACGGCGGTCCGGTCACCGCCCCGGAGTCCGGCACCGTCAGCTTCGTGGGCGTGGTGGTGGACCGGCCCGTCATCACCATTGATCACGGCAATGGCCTGCGCAGCAGCTTCGAACCGGTGCGGAGCACACTCAGGAAGGGCGCTTCCGTGGCCAAGGGCGCCGTGGTGGGCACCCTACTGGCCGGCCATTGCGGCTCCTCGCCCTGCGTGCACTGGGGCGTCCGCCGCGGAGAGCAGTACCTCAACCCATTGTCCTTCATCCTGGACCTGCGGCCCTCGGTGCTGCTGCCGCTGAACTGA